Proteins encoded together in one Yersinia mollaretii ATCC 43969 window:
- a CDS encoding DUF3561 family protein gives MQNVTQMMIDEQRDRDEPSYSFLGGVTGFVFYWLAFAIPFFIYGPNTVFFLLYTWPFFLALMPVSVLIGIALSVLTRGNLLFTIGGTGIAVLCLFWMLFSFLTGW, from the coding sequence ATGCAGAATGTCACCCAAATGATGATCGACGAACAACGGGATCGGGATGAACCCTCATACTCCTTTCTCGGTGGCGTCACGGGCTTTGTGTTTTATTGGCTGGCGTTTGCGATCCCCTTCTTTATTTATGGCCCCAATACCGTCTTCTTTCTGCTGTACACTTGGCCGTTCTTCTTGGCGCTGATGCCAGTTTCAGTGCTGATTGGTATTGCGCTCAGTGTGCTAACGCGGGGTAATCTGCTGTTTACTATCGGTGGTACGGGGATTGCGGTGCTGTGCCTATTCTGGATGCTGTTCTCATTTCTCACTGGCTGGTGA
- the rpiB gene encoding ribose 5-phosphate isomerase B has product MLSIAIGCDDAAIDMKNQILAFLQNRGMTVVDYSCDQQRESTLYPDIAIQVAQAIKDGKHERGILICGTGIGMSITANKVLGIRAAQCHDPFSAQRARKSNNAQIICLGARVIGIELAKTLVDTWLDCDFDGGGSTEKVERISYYEQQQNI; this is encoded by the coding sequence ATGCTGTCTATTGCCATCGGCTGTGATGATGCGGCCATTGATATGAAAAATCAGATTCTTGCCTTTCTGCAAAATAGAGGCATGACTGTGGTTGATTACAGTTGTGACCAACAGCGCGAATCCACCCTATACCCCGATATCGCCATTCAGGTGGCTCAGGCTATTAAGGACGGCAAGCATGAACGCGGAATTCTGATCTGTGGAACCGGTATTGGCATGAGCATCACTGCCAATAAAGTGCTGGGCATTCGTGCCGCACAGTGCCATGACCCCTTCTCCGCTCAACGAGCCAGAAAAAGTAATAATGCACAGATCATCTGTTTGGGCGCGCGGGTGATTGGTATTGAGTTAGCCAAAACCTTGGTCGATACGTGGCTTGATTGTGATTTCGATGGGGGCGGCTCAACCGAAAAAGTGGAACGCATTAGTTACTATGAGCAACAGCAAAATATATGA